A region of the Deinococcus hopiensis KR-140 genome:
TCGCACCCCACAGCACCTTCTTGCCCCTCTTGAAGTCGCCCACCAGCGCGATCCCCGTGGTCTTACTGCCGGGGTCAATCTTGATCTGGATGGGGGCTGCGTCTCGCCTCCTTCGCGCGCCTTGAGAATGATCGTGAACGGATACCGCCTGAACACGGCGGCCTTCTTTTCGTGCAGCAACTCCCTGGCGCGTGCCGGGTGGCACGGCATCAGGGGTTGCCGGTTGGTGTTGAGCACCAGAACGCGTTGTGAATCGGGCATGACTTTCCTCGTACTTCTCTCCGCTTGCGCGGGTAACGTTCGCCTGGAAGGGAATTGAAGTGTCGGTTCGTCACAAAACGGAGGCTGCTTCCCAACAACTTTGTTCGTCTTGCACCACAGAGCGACAAACTGGCGAGGCATTCGTAGGTGTGCAACTTCAAATCGGCTGCCCGATTGGGGCCTTCGGGTAACTCAGGCACGAGCCTCGCGGTCAATGCCTCAGTCTTTCGACCGGGGATGAGTTACAGAAACCTCAGAGGTGGTGAGAGGAACGAACCCGGAACGTATTCTCTCCTTTTTTGACAGCGAGAACAATCCACGCCCTTCCGGGGTGCATCCAGCAGAGACAGGCCTGCATCAATGTTAGCGCCAACAGCAGAGCCGTCATGCTTGGGGACCCACGAGGGAAAGCTCACGATGTCCCCCGTGCTGCCCGCAGGTGAAGTTTAATTCCCTGCCAGAGGAAGGAAGTTGCAGGGCATCCCCCTCCGGTACTCCTGCCCGGTCCAGTCCTCCTCGCCCTCTATTGTTTAAAAGTCACAATTGTTAGCCCTAACAAGAAATACCTTTTGAACACATCCGAATGCCTCCGAGAAGCCCGCTTCTCCCCGCTTGCCCATCACCGTTCAGGCCACCCGTGGTCCTGAAGGTCCGCCTCCTCCTGCCTGGGAATCCCCTTCCCCGGCGGCCTGCGTCCGCTTCCGCCCACGTCCCCCTTCCGAGGAGAACCCTGATGAAACCCACCCTGCTCGCGCTTGCCCTCGCCCTGACCGCCAGCGCATCCGCTCAAAACGCCTCCCTCAAAGGCGAAGTGACCGTCTGGAGCTGGAATGTCGCCGCCAAGGCCCTCCAGTCCGTCGTTCCAGCCTTCAACAAGCAGTACCCGGGCGTGAAGGTGAACGTCGTGGACCTCGGTCACGACGCCGTGTTCGAGCGTGGCCTCTCCGGATGCGCCGCCGGGGGGGCGGACCTGCCCGACATCTACACCCTGGAAAACCAGGTGGCGGAGATGTTCTGGTCACGCTTTCCGGGCTGCTTTACCGATCTGAACACGTTGGGGGCCGACCGGCTGGCGAAGAACTTCGCGGCCTTCAAGTGGACCGAGTTGATGGCGGACGGCAAGCGCTACGCGATGCCCTGGGACACCGGCCCCGTGGTCGTGTTCTACCGCCGGGACCTGTACAAACAGGCTGGAATCGACCCCGCGAAAATTCAGACCTGGGACGACTTCATCTCGGCGGGCAAGCAGATGAACACCAGGCTCGGCGGCAAGGTCAAGCTCGCGACGACGGGCGCGGGCGTCGACGACGACTGGTTCCGCAGCCTCGCCATCCAGAACGGCTGTAACTTCTTCAGCGCGTCGGGACCGGTCAAGGTCACGGTCAATCAGCCCGGATGTGTGCAGGCGCTGGACGTGATCAAGCGGATGTACGACTCTGGCATCGCCACCCAGGCCGACTGGAACGCCGCCATCACGCAGTTCAAGGCGGGCAAGGTCGCCAGCTTCCTGTACGGCGGCTGGTACGAGGGAATCGTCCGGACCAACGCGCCGGACCAGAAGGGCCTGTGGGGCGTCTACACCATGCCGGCCTTCAAGAAGGGCGGCGCGCGGGCGTCGAACAGTGGCGGCAGCGCGCTCGCCATTCCGGCGGGCAGCAAGAACAAGGCGGCGGCCTTCGCCTTCATGCAGTTCGCCCTCGCGCGTCCCAGCAGTCAAGTGACCATGATGAAGTCGGCGGGGCTGCTGCCCAGCTCCCCGGCCGCCGCGCGTGACCCGTATGTCAACCAAAAGCAGGAATTCTGGGGCAACCAGGCGATCTGGAAGACCGTGCTCGGCACCCTGCCGGGCATCCCCGCCTACCGCAGCACGCCCTACTGGTCCGACGCGCACAACATCATGATCGTGGTCATGAGCGACTACGTGAAGGGCAAGTACAAGACCGCCCAGGCCGCGCTCGACGACGCCGCGAAAAAGATCTCGGCGGCCACAGGCGTACCCACCGCCCAGTAATTCAGCCGCAAGATGGGGGCGCGCCTTGCCCGGCCCCCATCTTGCGTTCCCCCGGAGGTGCCATGACCACCACGCCGCTGCCCCCACCTGCGCGCCGCCGCAGGCCCCTCAACCCCTCGCCCTACCTCTTCCTGCTTCCGTACCTCCTCATCTTCGCGGTGTTCTGGGCCTGGCCCATCATCTCTTCGTTCCTGATGTCGTTCCGCGACAACCGTCTGGGGGCGGGCACCGGCCTGAGTGCGTCGAACTGGCAGCGCGTGTTCGGGGACGAATTTTTCTACACCGCGCTCAAGAACACCGTGCTGATCCTGGTGGTGCAGGTGCCACTGATGCTCGCAGCGGCCACGGGCCTCGCGGTGGCGCTGAACAGCAGGATGCTGCGGGCAAAGGGGCTGTTCCGCTTCGCCTTTTTCGCGCCGCTGGTGGTGGGCACGGTGCCCTACTCGGCCATCTTCAAGCTGCTGTTCAACAGTGACTTTGGCGCCGTGAACCACGGGCTGAGTGCCGTCGGGCT
Encoded here:
- a CDS encoding ABC transporter substrate-binding protein translates to MKPTLLALALALTASASAQNASLKGEVTVWSWNVAAKALQSVVPAFNKQYPGVKVNVVDLGHDAVFERGLSGCAAGGADLPDIYTLENQVAEMFWSRFPGCFTDLNTLGADRLAKNFAAFKWTELMADGKRYAMPWDTGPVVVFYRRDLYKQAGIDPAKIQTWDDFISAGKQMNTRLGGKVKLATTGAGVDDDWFRSLAIQNGCNFFSASGPVKVTVNQPGCVQALDVIKRMYDSGIATQADWNAAITQFKAGKVASFLYGGWYEGIVRTNAPDQKGLWGVYTMPAFKKGGARASNSGGSALAIPAGSKNKAAAFAFMQFALARPSSQVTMMKSAGLLPSSPAAARDPYVNQKQEFWGNQAIWKTVLGTLPGIPAYRSTPYWSDAHNIMIVVMSDYVKGKYKTAQAALDDAAKKISAATGVPTAQ
- a CDS encoding carbohydrate ABC transporter permease; this encodes MTTTPLPPPARRRRPLNPSPYLFLLPYLLIFAVFWAWPIISSFLMSFRDNRLGAGTGLSASNWQRVFGDEFFYTALKNTVLILVVQVPLMLAAATGLAVALNSRMLRAKGLFRFAFFAPLVVGTVPYSAIFKLLFNSDFGAVNHGLSAVGLPRVDWFNQPASAMAVIVLALLWRWTGYNAIILLAGLQSIREDVYEAASIEGATAWQQFRYITLPLLRPTLLFTMILSVIGTLTLFTEPQLITAGGPGNATMTLGTYLYQQGFRSFNFGYASALAYTVAVLAAAFSFLQLRLFGRENT